A single genomic interval of Bradyrhizobium japonicum USDA 6 harbors:
- a CDS encoding glutathione S-transferase C-terminal domain-containing protein, which produces MILYYHPGGCSLADHIVLIETGLPYRLVKVERGKRTEDGRDFMTINPKGFIPALELDDGSVLTENLAILVYIAHQAGALLPSDGLDRWRALEATSFMTTEFHGNFRPFSHVDATHAERDKARKLLVKHFATIAGQLGDRPFLVGDRMTIADPYLVVMLMWAEKNEIEVPKRLNDYLAHMKTIPSVAKALTDEGLVRGPAVSKSARRFGAEPLG; this is translated from the coding sequence ATGATCCTCTATTACCATCCCGGCGGCTGTAGCTTGGCTGATCACATCGTGCTGATCGAGACAGGCCTTCCATACAGACTCGTTAAAGTCGAACGGGGCAAGCGGACCGAGGATGGGCGTGACTTCATGACGATCAATCCAAAGGGTTTCATTCCCGCGCTGGAACTCGACGACGGGAGTGTCCTTACCGAAAATCTCGCCATTCTTGTCTATATCGCCCACCAAGCAGGGGCCCTGCTTCCCAGCGACGGTCTCGACCGTTGGCGCGCGCTTGAAGCCACTTCCTTCATGACCACCGAATTCCATGGCAATTTCAGGCCGTTTTCCCACGTTGACGCGACCCACGCGGAAAGGGACAAGGCACGAAAGTTGCTGGTCAAGCATTTCGCTACGATCGCCGGCCAGCTTGGCGATAGGCCGTTTCTGGTGGGCGATCGAATGACGATCGCAGATCCATATCTTGTCGTGATGCTGATGTGGGCTGAGAAGAACGAGATCGAGGTGCCGAAGCGGCTCAACGACTATCTCGCGCACATGAAGACGATTCCTTCGGTCGCCAAGGCGCTCACCGATGAAGGGCTCGTCCGAGGCCCGGCGGTATCCAAATCTGCGCGGCGGTTCGGAGCCGAACCGCTGGGCTGA
- a CDS encoding Flp family type IVb pilin, translating to MKNLVSRFVKDESGATAIEYGLIAAGIALAIITVVNNLGSSLNTKFGSISSSLK from the coding sequence ATGAAGAACCTCGTTTCGCGTTTCGTGAAGGACGAATCCGGCGCCACCGCCATTGAATACGGCCTGATCGCTGCCGGCATCGCGCTGGCGATCATCACCGTCGTCAACAACCTCGGCAGCTCGCTGAACACCAAGTTCGGCTCGATCTCGTCCAGCCTCAAGTAA
- a CDS encoding TetR/AcrR family transcriptional regulator yields the protein MVYRRTHQVVKRLAARRSAILAAAREAAAEGGMAAVQIAPVAVRASVAAGTVYRYFPSKSELISELIAEVSRDELAAIRRAADAAPGPSSALAAAVTTVAVHTLSQRRLAWGILAEPVDVDVSASRLASRREIAGEIAARIDAAVRAGHLPAQDTALAATALLGALHEALVGPLAPDNLDDPARMRDAVQTVTLLALRAVGVMDARARGLVVQQTLLPAAKALVGA from the coding sequence ATGGTTTACCGGCGAACGCATCAAGTGGTGAAGCGCCTTGCGGCCAGGCGCAGTGCGATCCTCGCTGCAGCGCGGGAAGCTGCGGCGGAAGGCGGGATGGCTGCGGTGCAGATCGCACCGGTTGCGGTCCGGGCCAGTGTCGCGGCCGGAACGGTCTACCGCTACTTCCCGTCCAAGTCCGAGCTGATCTCCGAATTGATTGCCGAGGTGTCGCGCGACGAGCTCGCGGCGATCCGCCGGGCGGCCGATGCCGCGCCCGGCCCATCCTCGGCGCTGGCGGCGGCCGTCACCACCGTGGCGGTCCACACGCTGTCGCAGCGCAGGCTGGCCTGGGGCATCCTGGCCGAGCCGGTTGACGTCGATGTCAGCGCGTCCCGCCTGGCCAGCCGCCGCGAGATCGCCGGCGAGATCGCCGCGCGGATCGACGCCGCCGTGCGTGCCGGCCATTTGCCGGCGCAGGATACCGCGCTCGCCGCCACCGCGCTGCTAGGGGCGCTGCATGAGGCTCTGGTCGGGCCGCTCGCGCCCGACAATCTCGACGATCCCGCCAGGATGCGCGATGCGGTGCAGACCGTGACGCTGCTGGCCCTGCGCGCCGTCGGCGTGATGGACGCCCGTGCCCGCGGTCTGGTGGTGCAGCAGACGCTGCTGCCGGCGGCGAAGGCGCTGGTCGGAGCTTAA
- the pyk gene encoding pyruvate kinase, translated as MRRLRRIKILATLGPASSDLAMIRRLFEAGADLFRINMSHTPHDKMRELVATIRNVESSYGRPIGILVDLQGPKLRLGAFAEGAVQLQNGQIFTLDSNKAPGDATRVNLPHPEILAALRPGHSLLLDDGKVRLIAEETSKEHAVTRVVVGGRMSDRKGVSLPDTDLPVSAMTPKDRADLEAALVTGVDWIALSFVQRADDVIEAKKMIRGRAAVMAKIEKPQAIDRLADIIDASDALMVARGDLGVELPLERVPSLQKQMTRMARRAGKPVVIATQMLESMIQSPVPTRAEVSDVATAVYEGADAIMLSAESAAGKFPVEAVSTMNRIGEEVERDPTYRSVITAQRPAPETTAGDAIADAARQIAETLDLPALICWTSSGSTAVRVARERPKPPIVAITPNMAAGRRLAVVWGVHCVVADDARDQDDMVSRAGQIAFRDGFVRAGQRVIIVAGVPLGIPGTTNMVRIASVGPEGDANL; from the coding sequence ATGAGGCGTCTTCGCCGTATCAAGATTCTCGCGACCCTGGGACCTGCCTCTTCAGACCTCGCGATGATTCGCCGCCTGTTCGAGGCCGGCGCCGATCTGTTCCGCATCAACATGAGCCACACCCCGCATGACAAGATGCGGGAGCTGGTCGCGACGATCCGCAACGTCGAGAGCAGTTATGGCCGGCCGATCGGCATTCTGGTCGATCTCCAGGGCCCGAAGCTCAGGCTCGGCGCCTTCGCCGAAGGCGCGGTCCAGCTCCAGAACGGTCAGATCTTCACGCTCGATTCCAACAAGGCGCCGGGCGACGCCACGCGCGTCAATCTCCCGCATCCGGAGATCCTGGCTGCACTCAGGCCCGGCCATTCGCTGCTGCTCGACGACGGCAAGGTGCGCCTGATCGCGGAGGAGACTTCGAAAGAGCACGCGGTGACGCGTGTCGTGGTCGGCGGCCGGATGTCCGACCGCAAGGGCGTCAGCCTGCCCGACACCGATCTGCCGGTCTCGGCGATGACGCCGAAGGACCGTGCCGACCTCGAGGCCGCGCTGGTGACCGGCGTCGACTGGATCGCGCTGTCCTTCGTGCAGCGCGCCGACGATGTGATCGAGGCCAAGAAGATGATCCGCGGCCGCGCTGCGGTGATGGCCAAGATCGAGAAGCCGCAGGCGATCGACCGCCTCGCCGACATCATCGACGCCTCCGACGCGCTGATGGTGGCGCGCGGCGACCTCGGCGTCGAGCTGCCGCTGGAACGCGTGCCGAGCCTGCAGAAGCAGATGACGCGTATGGCGCGCCGTGCCGGCAAGCCGGTGGTGATCGCAACCCAGATGCTGGAATCGATGATCCAGTCGCCGGTGCCGACCCGCGCCGAGGTCTCCGACGTCGCCACCGCCGTCTATGAGGGCGCCGACGCCATCATGCTGTCGGCGGAATCGGCGGCCGGCAAATTCCCGGTCGAAGCGGTCTCGACCATGAACCGCATCGGCGAGGAGGTCGAGCGCGACCCGACCTATCGTTCGGTCATCACCGCGCAGCGCCCCGCGCCGGAAACCACCGCCGGCGACGCCATCGCAGACGCCGCGCGGCAGATCGCCGAGACGCTCGACCTGCCGGCGCTGATCTGCTGGACCAGCTCCGGCTCGACCGCGGTGCGTGTGGCCCGCGAGCGGCCGAAGCCGCCGATCGTGGCGATCACGCCGAACATGGCCGCCGGACGCCGTCTCGCCGTCGTCTGGGGCGTGCATTGCGTGGTGGCGGACGATGCCCGCGACCAGGACGACATGGTGAGCCGCGCCGGCCAGATCGCCTTCCGCGACGGTTTTGTCCGCGCCGGCCAGCGCGTGATCATCGTCGCCGGCGTGCCGCTCGGCATCCCCGGCACCACCAACATGGTGCGCATCGCCTCGGTCGGGCCCGAGGGCGACGCGAATTTGTAG
- a CDS encoding DUF1036 domain-containing protein, whose amino-acid sequence MIAESPRAPLRLLARLVPVLVVGLLCLWASPASADFRLCNNTSSRVGIALGYKDAEGWTTEGWWNISSRSCETLLRGTLVARYYYIYAIDYDRGGEWSGQAFMCSRDKEFTIRGTEDCLARGYDRTGYFEVDTGEQRAWTVQLTDANEQPSQQQRVPGLPGPVGPGGGVPGLPNSPPGGTPPAAPGLPPAPSPPSGNKP is encoded by the coding sequence ATGATCGCCGAATCTCCCCGCGCCCCCCTTCGCCTGCTCGCCCGGTTGGTCCCGGTGCTGGTGGTTGGCCTGCTGTGCCTCTGGGCCAGCCCGGCCTCCGCCGACTTCCGGCTTTGCAACAACACCTCGAGCCGGGTCGGCATTGCGCTCGGCTACAAGGACGCCGAGGGCTGGACCACCGAGGGCTGGTGGAACATCTCGTCGCGTTCCTGCGAGACCCTGCTGCGGGGAACGCTGGTCGCCCGCTACTATTACATCTACGCCATCGACTATGACCGCGGCGGCGAATGGTCGGGCCAGGCCTTCATGTGCTCGCGCGACAAGGAATTCACCATCCGCGGCACCGAGGATTGCCTCGCGCGCGGCTACGACCGGACCGGCTATTTCGAGGTCGATACCGGCGAGCAGCGGGCCTGGACGGTTCAGCTCACCGACGCCAACGAGCAGCCGTCACAGCAGCAGCGCGTGCCTGGCCTGCCGGGCCCGGTCGGCCCGGGTGGCGGCGTTCCGGGTTTGCCCAATAGTCCGCCCGGTGGTACGCCCCCCGCCGCGCCTGGCCTCCCGCCAGCTCCCTCGCCACCGTCTGGAAATAAGCCATGA
- a CDS encoding DUF1244 domain-containing protein: MAIDDKTRTELEAAAFRRLVDHLKTRTDVQNIDLMNLAGFCRNCLSNWLKDAADAQGVALSKDESREAVYGMPYETWKSKYQGTATPEQIEAMKKVHPGH; this comes from the coding sequence ATGGCAATCGACGACAAAACCAGAACGGAGCTCGAGGCCGCCGCTTTCCGGCGCCTGGTCGATCATCTGAAGACGCGGACCGATGTCCAGAACATCGATCTGATGAATCTGGCCGGCTTCTGCCGCAACTGCCTGTCCAACTGGCTCAAGGACGCCGCCGACGCGCAGGGCGTCGCGCTCAGCAAGGACGAGAGCCGCGAGGCCGTCTACGGCATGCCCTACGAGACCTGGAAGTCGAAATACCAGGGCACGGCCACGCCCGAGCAGATCGAGGCGATGAAGAAAGTCCACCCCGGGCATTGA
- a CDS encoding DUF2312 domain-containing protein has translation MATSAAVRDDEPATKFAKDQLKSIIERIERLEEEKKAISDDIRDVYAESKGNGYDVKALRTIVRMRKQDPNERAEAETILETYMQALGML, from the coding sequence ATGGCCACCTCCGCCGCCGTCCGCGACGACGAGCCCGCGACGAAATTTGCCAAGGACCAGCTCAAGTCCATCATCGAGCGCATCGAGCGGCTGGAGGAAGAGAAGAAGGCGATCTCCGACGACATCCGCGACGTCTATGCCGAGAGCAAGGGCAATGGCTACGACGTCAAGGCGCTGCGCACCATCGTGCGCATGCGCAAGCAGGACCCGAACGAGCGCGCCGAGGCCGAGACGATCCTCGAGACCTACATGCAGGCGCTGGGAATGCTCTGA
- a CDS encoding DUF1801 domain-containing protein yields the protein MTPTLPREVDRAFRALPAPIGKRLLQVRALIFATAAAHEEVGKLTETLKWGEPAYLTDESGSGSTIRLGRLKDSEHAAILFNCKTTLIDTFRERFPDQFEYRQTRALLLDVSGRLPKQPLSVCLSLALTYHLDRRRKR from the coding sequence GTGACGCCGACGCTGCCGCGCGAGGTGGACCGTGCCTTCCGCGCCCTTCCGGCGCCGATCGGCAAGCGGCTACTCCAGGTGCGTGCGCTGATCTTCGCGACCGCTGCGGCGCATGAAGAGGTTGGCAAGCTCACCGAGACCCTGAAATGGGGCGAGCCGGCTTACTTGACCGATGAGAGCGGCAGCGGCTCCACGATACGGCTCGGCCGCCTGAAGGACTCCGAGCACGCCGCCATCCTGTTCAACTGCAAGACGACGTTGATCGATACCTTTCGCGAACGCTTTCCCGATCAGTTCGAGTATCGGCAGACCCGGGCGCTGTTGCTGGATGTCTCGGGCAGGCTGCCTAAACAGCCGCTATCGGTCTGTCTGTCGCTCGCGCTGACCTATCATCTGGACCGGCGGCGGAAGCGCTAG
- a CDS encoding DUF882 domain-containing protein: MLTGLARKFAVLSLSHAGVKAGSRIGLASALLLAAAGSVHDAAALNETKTLSFHHTHSGEDLTVTFKRDGRFDEAALKQLNHFLRDWRTQDETVMDRRLFDILWEVYRDVDGKQPIQIISSYRSPATNAMLRRRSSGVARFSQHMLGHAMDFYIPGVPLEQIRFAGLRLQRGGVGFYPTSGSPFVHLDTGSIRHWPRMTHDQLARVFPDGRTVHVPTDGTPLKGYELAKADIERRGTGDDSGSKPNFFAALFRSKSAPAATSSDEDDESAPAPAAKPVAPTVVAAAAKPADPVPTPRAKPQIAAAIQLASADVQLVVPPKPKPAPVADKPTADKSVEGKPETPADIINARGFWDTPATPQQATPAQVAALKARQALAAATEPQATASVSSAAYQALAYAPASASPVDRANVVAASAPVPRTGRPVAATRGLPPATEINTVVGKSIDGRIATATRLSAARGESIWLKIVMLSPSASRAMSVTLMGELDTVALRGYFVKPQAVIAMGFADDPMQGLSCDSFTGSATAKLETRSFVMRTAALR; the protein is encoded by the coding sequence GTGCTGACTGGTCTCGCACGCAAATTCGCAGTGCTGTCGTTGTCCCATGCGGGAGTGAAGGCCGGATCCCGGATCGGCCTCGCTTCCGCACTGCTGCTTGCTGCGGCGGGCTCGGTCCATGACGCCGCCGCGCTGAACGAGACCAAGACGCTCTCGTTCCACCACACCCATTCCGGCGAAGACCTCACCGTCACCTTCAAGCGCGACGGCCGTTTCGACGAGGCCGCGCTGAAGCAGCTCAACCACTTCCTGCGCGACTGGCGCACCCAGGACGAGACGGTCATGGATCGTCGCCTGTTCGACATCCTCTGGGAAGTCTATCGCGACGTCGACGGCAAGCAGCCGATCCAGATCATCTCCTCCTACCGCTCCCCCGCCACCAACGCCATGCTCCGCCGCCGCTCCTCCGGCGTGGCGCGCTTCAGCCAGCACATGCTGGGGCATGCGATGGACTTCTACATTCCGGGCGTGCCGCTGGAGCAGATCCGCTTCGCCGGCCTGCGCCTGCAGCGCGGCGGCGTCGGCTTCTATCCGACCTCCGGCTCGCCCTTCGTCCATCTGGACACCGGCAGCATCCGGCACTGGCCGCGCATGACGCATGACCAGCTCGCCCGCGTCTTCCCGGATGGCCGCACGGTTCACGTCCCGACCGACGGTACGCCGCTGAAGGGCTATGAGCTGGCCAAGGCCGACATCGAGCGCCGCGGCACCGGCGACGATTCCGGCAGCAAGCCGAATTTCTTTGCCGCCCTGTTCAGGAGCAAGTCGGCTCCGGCCGCCACGAGCAGCGACGAGGATGACGAGAGCGCGCCCGCCCCGGCCGCAAAGCCTGTTGCGCCGACCGTGGTTGCCGCCGCGGCCAAGCCGGCCGATCCGGTGCCGACACCGCGCGCCAAGCCGCAGATCGCCGCTGCGATCCAGCTCGCTTCGGCAGATGTGCAGCTCGTTGTACCGCCCAAGCCGAAGCCCGCGCCCGTGGCTGACAAGCCGACAGCCGACAAATCTGTTGAGGGCAAGCCCGAGACCCCGGCCGATATCATCAATGCCCGCGGCTTCTGGGATACCCCTGCGACCCCGCAGCAGGCGACGCCAGCGCAAGTGGCTGCGCTGAAGGCCCGCCAGGCGCTCGCCGCCGCCACCGAGCCGCAAGCAACCGCGAGCGTCTCCAGCGCGGCCTATCAGGCACTGGCCTACGCGCCGGCGTCCGCCTCCCCGGTCGACCGCGCCAACGTCGTCGCCGCCTCCGCGCCGGTCCCGCGCACGGGCCGCCCCGTTGCCGCGACGCGCGGCCTTCCGCCCGCGACCGAGATCAACACGGTGGTCGGCAAGAGCATCGACGGCAGGATCGCAACCGCGACCCGCCTCTCCGCCGCCAGAGGCGAAAGCATCTGGCTCAAGATCGTGATGCTGTCGCCGAGCGCCAGCCGCGCGATGTCGGTGACGCTGATGGGCGAGCTGGATACCGTTGCGCTGCGCGGCTATTTCGTCAAACCGCAGGCCGTGATCGCGATGGGCTTTGCCGACGATCCGATGCAGGGCCTGTCCTGCGACAGTTTTACGGGCAGCGCGACCGCGAAGCTCGAGACGAGGTCGTTCGTCATGCGCACCGCGGCGCTGCGCTGA
- a CDS encoding L,D-transpeptidase family protein, producing the protein MRDCLNHRAGFDRVLMTVAATFLTVSASSALAQDQARSSAAELAIEAAIPRPEPANVPPPTASDIKLDTTATVQDSAKEPTKEPVKAEAAPGPDKVETKPSDVATTPASEAPKSETAKSEPAKTEPAKSEPAKADTATATPAAPAAPAAAPAAEPVKAASNVPAADQPVADKLKDIIGAKTSRHFDRKNERAAIEKFYGARDFAPVWTQAGSLTAAAKGVIARLKDAASDGLNPADYPVPDFAAATTPDALADAELKLTASMFDYARQAQSGRMHWSQVSGDILYPEHPVDPNEVLAKVTTAADASAALDSYNPPQKLYKELKAKLAELRGLGSGPVIEIADGPALKYTPAGKKQAEIVVEDPRVPQLRAKLGLAENAGDTRYDATVAEAVRKFQSGAEMKVTGILDDKTVKAINTPKRDKQIDTVLVNMERWRWLPRDLGVPSLGDAYVILNIPDYTLKVMQRGQQVWTTRVVTGKPGTHATPLLTETMKYITVNPTWNVPPSIVYNEYLPALQQDPTVLQRMGLKLEQNRDGSVHISQPPGEANALGRIRFNFPNKFLVYQHDTPDKNLFAKEDRAFSHGCMRVQNPDQYASILLNIAMPNEKYTPERVRSMYGKSEIDLKFPTPIPVNITYQTAFVDDAGKLQIRKDVYGRDATMINILKNGRGKDLENVVAHSQPSYSRPATTLPSGVAIANNGGGFGSSGPNFFERLFGAPALAPPPAPVGRRPQQQRVFTR; encoded by the coding sequence ATGCGTGACTGTTTGAACCACCGTGCGGGCTTTGACCGCGTCTTGATGACGGTCGCGGCGACCTTCCTCACGGTATCGGCCAGCTCGGCCCTGGCGCAGGATCAGGCGCGCAGCAGCGCCGCCGAACTCGCCATCGAAGCCGCGATCCCGCGCCCCGAGCCCGCCAACGTCCCGCCCCCGACCGCATCCGACATCAAGCTCGACACCACCGCGACGGTTCAGGACTCCGCAAAGGAGCCGACCAAGGAACCAGTGAAGGCCGAAGCCGCACCGGGCCCCGACAAGGTCGAGACCAAGCCTTCCGACGTCGCCACCACGCCTGCATCTGAGGCGCCGAAGAGCGAAACCGCCAAGTCCGAGCCCGCGAAGACCGAGCCCGCCAAATCCGAACCGGCAAAGGCCGACACCGCGACGGCAACGCCAGCCGCGCCTGCGGCCCCCGCTGCGGCTCCGGCCGCCGAGCCGGTGAAGGCCGCGAGCAACGTTCCCGCCGCCGACCAGCCGGTCGCCGACAAGCTCAAGGACATCATCGGCGCCAAGACCTCGCGCCATTTCGACCGCAAGAACGAGCGCGCCGCGATCGAGAAGTTTTACGGTGCACGCGACTTCGCGCCGGTCTGGACCCAGGCCGGCAGCCTGACCGCCGCGGCCAAGGGCGTGATCGCGCGGCTGAAGGATGCGGCCTCCGATGGCCTCAATCCCGCCGACTATCCGGTGCCGGATTTCGCCGCCGCCACGACGCCCGATGCGCTCGCCGATGCCGAGCTGAAGCTCACCGCCAGCATGTTCGACTATGCGCGCCAGGCCCAGAGCGGCCGCATGCACTGGTCGCAGGTCAGCGGCGACATCCTCTATCCCGAGCATCCGGTCGATCCGAACGAGGTGCTCGCCAAGGTCACGACCGCAGCCGACGCCTCCGCAGCGCTCGACAGCTACAACCCGCCGCAGAAGCTCTACAAGGAGCTGAAGGCCAAGCTCGCCGAACTGCGCGGCCTGGGCAGCGGCCCGGTGATCGAAATCGCCGACGGTCCGGCGCTGAAATACACCCCGGCCGGCAAGAAGCAGGCTGAAATCGTCGTTGAAGATCCGCGCGTGCCGCAGCTCCGCGCCAAGCTCGGCCTCGCCGAGAACGCCGGCGACACCCGCTATGACGCCACCGTCGCCGAAGCCGTGCGCAAATTCCAGAGCGGCGCCGAGATGAAGGTAACAGGCATCCTCGACGACAAGACCGTCAAGGCGATCAACACCCCGAAGCGCGACAAGCAGATCGACACGGTGCTGGTGAACATGGAGCGCTGGCGCTGGCTGCCGCGCGACCTCGGCGTCCCCTCGTTGGGCGATGCCTATGTCATCCTCAACATTCCCGACTACACGCTGAAGGTGATGCAGCGCGGCCAGCAGGTCTGGACCACCCGCGTCGTCACCGGCAAGCCGGGCACGCATGCGACGCCGCTGCTCACCGAGACGATGAAGTACATCACGGTCAATCCGACCTGGAACGTGCCGCCGTCGATCGTCTACAACGAATACCTCCCGGCGCTTCAGCAGGACCCGACGGTGCTCCAGCGCATGGGCCTCAAGCTCGAGCAGAACCGTGACGGCTCCGTGCACATCTCGCAGCCCCCGGGTGAGGCCAACGCGCTCGGCCGCATTCGCTTCAACTTCCCGAACAAGTTCCTGGTCTATCAGCACGACACGCCGGACAAGAACCTGTTCGCCAAGGAAGATCGCGCCTTCAGCCATGGCTGCATGCGCGTGCAGAATCCGGATCAGTACGCCTCGATTCTGCTCAACATCGCCATGCCGAACGAGAAGTACACGCCGGAGCGCGTGCGCAGCATGTACGGCAAGAGCGAGATCGACCTGAAATTCCCGACGCCGATCCCGGTCAACATCACCTACCAGACCGCGTTCGTGGACGATGCCGGCAAGCTGCAAATCCGCAAGGACGTCTATGGCCGTGACGCGACCATGATCAACATCCTGAAGAACGGTCGCGGCAAGGACCTCGAGAACGTCGTCGCACACTCCCAGCCGAGCTATTCGCGCCCGGCGACGACGCTGCCCTCGGGCGTGGCGATCGCCAACAATGGCGGCGGCTTCGGCTCGTCGGGTCCGAACTTCTTCGAGCGGCTGTTCGGGGCCCCGGCCCTGGCCCCGCCGCCGGCTCCGGTCGGCCGGCGGCCGCAGCAGCAGCGGGTGTTTACCCGCTGA